ACGTTGCCGAAGGCCTCGATCACGTGGCCGGCGGCCGAACCACCGTCGTGCCCGTGAATCAACACCACGCGCGTCGAGGCCACGTTCAGCGCCAGACGCATCAATGTCGCGACCAGCAGGATCGTCGGGAATACGGCGAAATCCAGCGGGCGCAGTGCGTAGACGCTGACCAGCAGCACGACGATCGACAGGGCGATGTTGAAGGTGAACAGCAGATCCAGCAGGAACGGCGGCACCGACAGCATCATCATGCCCATCATTACCAGCAGCAGCAGCGGCACGCCCAGGTTGCCGCGACCTGCGCCCGTCAGGCCATTGCGAAGATTGATGAGTTGCGTGCGATCCACGTAGACCCCGACAGACAGAACCAAAGAATTGACGCGAAAACGCGCCCTGTGGGAGCTATAGCAAGAAGGGGTCCAACTTTTCGGCTGAGCCAGCCCCTGCGTCGAACACCGATGGCAGAGCGGCTGCACGAACCGACCGGGCACCGCGCAGTCTCACCCAAGTGGCGTCGCCAACGGCAACTCATCGAGGTGACGCCCTCTGCGAATTTGAATGTTTACTTCACAGGAGTCTTGCCATGAAACAGTGGATTATCGCGGCCATTGCCGGCTGCACAGCCATGGGCCTGCAAGCCGAAACCCTCAGCGTGCCGGTCAAGGCGGTAACGGCTCAAGGCGTCGGCGAGTCCGTCGGCACGGTCAAGATCGAAAGCAGTGAGTACGGGTTGGTGTTCCGCCCCGAACTCTCCGGCCTGGACTCCGGCGCGCATGGTTTCCATATCCACGCCAAGGGCAGCTGCGAACCCGCGCAGAAAGATGGCGAAACCATTGCCGCCGGGGCCGCTGGTGGTCACTGGGATCCGAAGAACGCCGGCAAGCATGGCGAGCCCTGGGGCGACGGCCACATGGGCGATCTACCGGCACTGATGGTCGACACCGACGGCAAGGCCAGCCAGCCGGTCCTGGCGCCCCGCCTGAAGAGCCTCGGTGACATCAAGGGTCTGGCCCTGATGGTCCACAAAGGCGGCGACAACCATTCCGACCACCCGCAACCCCTGGGTGGCGGCGGCGCACGAGTCGCGTGCGGGGTTATTGAATAAGAACCAGCGGTAAGCGTGAAGCCGGAAGCCGGAAGCCAGGAGCCATGATGGCAGTTCTCGCTGGGCGCCCGGCTTCAGCCGAATAGGCTTCGAGCAGGACGGATCATTTGCGCTGCGCTGCGGTGGGCTGAAGCCCACCCTACGCAAGCCTGTATCTCGTCTGGCTGGGCTGCGCAGCGTTCTGCCTCATCCCCGTCGCAGGGGCAAACCCTCCAAGCACCCAGATAAAACCGCCCGATAACGCCGGTTACATCTTCTTCAAGCTTCAAGCTCTGAGCTGCCCCTATTCATCCCTGCGCAGATCCGGCGGAATCGGCAGATTGCCGAGCGGATCGGGGCGTTTGCCCCGGCCGGATCGGTACTGGCGCAGCTGATAGACATACGCCAGCACCTGCGCCACCGCGAGGTACAACCCCGCCGGAATCTCCTGGTCCAGTTCGGTGGAGTAGTACACCGCCCGCGCCAGCGCCGGGGATTCGAGCACGGTGACCTGGTGCTCGTTGGCGATCTCGCGGATCTTCAGCGCGACGAAGTCGCCGCCCTTGGCCACCAGCATCGGCGCGCCGCCCTTGCTGCCGTCATATTTCAACGCAACAGCGAAGTGCGTCGGGTTGGTGATGACCACGTCAGCCTCCGGTACCGCCTGCATCATCCGGCGTTGGGCGGCATCGCGCTGCAGTTGCCGAATCCGCGATTTGACCTCCGGCTTGCCCTCGCTGTCCTTGTATTCGTCGCGCACTTCCTGCTTGGTCATCATCAGCTTCTGCTTGTTGTCCCAGAGCTGAAACGGCACGTCGACCGCCGCGATCAGGATCAGCCCGCACGCCATCCACAGGGCAGACCAGCCCACCACGTTGACGCTGTGCATGATGGCCAGATCGAGGGGCTGCTTGGCGATCGACAACAGATCGTCTTCATAGGCGGCCAGGACCGCCAATGCCACCAGCAACACCACGAGAAACTTGGCTAACGCCTTCAGCAGTTCGACCAGGGCCTTGGTCGAGAACATCCGCTTGAGGCCAGGCCCCGGATTCATTCGGCTGAACTTGGGTGCCATCGCCTTGGCCGAGAACAGCCAGCCCCCTAGCGAGATCGGCCCGATGATGGACACCAGCAGCAACACGATCAGCAGCGGCATGATGGCTTCCAGCGCGATCATGCCGCTGCTCATCAATAGCCTGACCATCGCCCCTTCATCCAGCAGCGTCTCACGGCTCAGCTCGAAGCTACCCTGCATGATGGCCATGAGACTGCCGGCCAGGCTACCGCCGGATGCCAGCAGCCCGCCGATGCCGCCCAGGGTCACCGCCACCGTGTTCAATTCACGGGAGCGGGCCAGCTGCCCTTTCTCGCGAGATTCCCGGAGACGTTTCTCCGTGGGTTCCTCGCTTTTGTCGGCGCCGCTTTCGCTTTCAGCCATGCATGGCCTCCGAACGCTTGGTAGAGAGCGGCTGCATCAGCGCAGCCCGATCAATTCACGCAGCATCGCCAGCGCCTCGCTGACGAAAGTCTGGTACTGCGCCAGGATATCGGCCATGCCGATCCAGACGATGATCAGGCCGAGCACCAGGGTCAGTGGAAAGCCGATGGAGAAGATGTTCAATTGAGGCGCCGCGCGGGTCATGAGGCCGAACGCCAGGTTCACTACCAGCAACGCGGTGATCGCCGGCAGCACTAGCAACAGCCCGGCGCCAAGCACCCAGCCCAGCTTGCCGGCCACTTGCCAGAAGTGATTGGTACCGACCAGCCAGCCTCCGATCGGCAGGGTGGTAAAGCTCTCGGTGAGGATCTCCAGCACCACCAGGTGGCCGTTCATGGCCAGGAACAGAAGGATCACCAACATGTTGAAGAACTGGGCGATCACTGGCACCGAGACACCGTTGGCCGGATCGACCATCGAGGCGAAGCCCAGGCCCATCTGCATCGCCAGCATCTGACCGGAGACGATGAACACGTGAAAGAACAGTTGCAGCACGAAGCCCAGCATCACCCCGATGAGGATCTGCTCGGCGATCAGCACCATTGCCTGAGCGCTCAACGCCTCGACCACCGGGACCGGCGGCAGGCCGGGGACGACTACCACGGCAATCGCAATGGCGAGATACAGCCGCACGCGCATCGGCACCAGCTGGGTGCCGATCAGCGGCATGCTCATCAACAGCGCCGCGATGCGGAACAGCGGCAGCAGGAACTGCCCGACCCATGCGCCGATCTGCGCATCGCTGAGCTCAAGCATTGGCTAACGCCCGACGGCAGGCCGTGATCGTCATGATCAGCCGATGATCAACGGAATGTTCTGAATCAGGCCCTGGGTGTACTCCATCAACTCACGCACCAGCCAAGGCCCGGCCCAGATCAGCGTCATCAACATGACCAGCAGACGCGGCAGAAAACTCAGGGTTTGTTCGTTGATCTGCGTCGCCGCCTGAAACATGGCGACCACCAGGCCAACCAGCAGGCTCGGCACGACCAGCACGCCGACAATCATCGCAGTCATCCACAGCGCTTCTCGAAACAGGTCAACGGCAACCTCGGGTGTCATGCGCGTTCCCCCTCAGGACTACAGCGTGCCGAAACTGCTGGCGAGCGTGCCGATGATCAACCCCCAGCCATCCACCAACACGAACAGCATGATCTTGAACGGCAGCGAGATGATCAGCGGTGACAGCATCATCATGCCCATGGCCATCAGCACGCTGGCGACCACCATGTCGATGATCAGAAACGGAATGAAGATCATGAAACCGATCTGGAACGCCGTCTTCAGCTCGGAGGTAACGAAGGCCGGTACCAGGATGGTCAGCGGCGCCGCGTCCGGCGTCTGGATATCGGTGCGCCGCGAGAGGCGTACGAACAGCTCCAGGTCGCTCTCGCGGGTCTGCGCCAGCATGAAGCCTTTGATCGGCACCTCGGCGCGGGCAATCGCGTCGGGCGCGGACAATTGCTCGTTCAGGTAGGGCTGCAAGGCCTCGTTGTTAATGCGCTCGAATACCGGCGCCATGATGAACAAGGTGAGAAATATCGTCAGCCCGACCAGAATCTGGTTCGAGGGCGTCTGTTGCAAACCCAACGCCTGACGCAGGATGGAAAACACAATGATGATCCGAGTGAAGCTGGTCATCAGCATGACGAACGCCGGAATGAAGCTCAGCGCGGTCATGATCAGCAGGATCTGCAGGCTGACCGAGTACTCCTGCTGCCCCTGCGCGTCGGTGCTCAGCGTAATCGCCGGAATCGACAGCGGATTGTCACCCTGGGCGATCAGCGAGCCGGCATCCTGCCCCACCGCGAACGGCGCAGCCAGTACCAGCAGCACCGCCAGCATCAATCGAAGCATCAGGGCTTGTCCTTCTGATCCTTGCCCAGCAGCTCCATCAGGCGCTGGGCGAATTCCGGGTTGGCCGGCTCGGCGTCGGGCAGGTGCACCGGCTCCTTCAGCACGTGCAGCGGCGCGATGCGGCCCGCGCTCAGGCCAAGCAATACCTGTTCGCTACCGACCTGAACCAGGACCAGGCGCTCGCGTGGACCGAGCGCATGACTGGAAATCAGCTTGATCGCCTGATTACCACGCGGGTTGAGCTGCTGCACGCGACGCAGCAACCAGGCCAGCAGGAAGATCAGGCCGATCACCAGCAACAGGCCAAGCAACAGCTTGCTCATCTGCGCGCCCATGCCGGCGCTGCTCATGCTTGTTGCCGCGGGCTCGGCCGCCATTGCCGGCAAAGCCGGCATCAGCGCGAGGAAGGCCAGGGCTCGCATCTCAGCGCAACTTCTTGATGCGTTCGCTCGGACTGATGACGTCAGTCAGGCGAATGCCGAATTTCTCGTTCACCACCACCACCTCGCCGTGGGCGATCAGGGTACCGTTGACCAGCACGTCGAGCGGTTCACCGGCCAGCCGGTCGAGCTCAACCACCGAACCCTGGTTGAGCTGTAGCAGGTTGCGGATGCTGATCTCGGTGCTGCCAACCTCCATTGAGATCGACACCGGAATGTCGAGGATCACATCCAGGTTCGGCCCCTCGAGCCCGGCCGGCACGGCGGCTGATTTCGGGGCGCTGCCGAATTCTTCCAACGGGGCGCGCGGCGGTGCCGGCTTGGTCGCCGGCCCCTGGTTCAACAGGGCGTCGATGTCGTCCTGGTTGGCGTCACCCGCCTCTGCCAGCGCGGACGCCCACTCGTCGGCGAGGGCCTGTTCTTCCGCGGAGGTGTGTTCGTGTTCGTCTGCCATCGTTAATCCTCGACCGGCTGATAATGGGTTAGTGCTGAATCAACGGGGTCGCATGACCGATTCAAGTACCTGCAGGGCCAGATTGCCCTTGTGTGCGCCCAGCTTGACCTTGAACGTGGGCATGCCATTGGCACGCATGATCATGTCTTCTGGCATTTCCACCGGGATGACGTCGCCGGGCTGCATGTTCAGGATGTCGCGCAGCTTGAGCTGGCGGCGCACCACCGTCGAACTGAGGGGTACCTTGACGTCGAGGACGTCCTCACGAAGCGCATTGATCCAGCGCTCGTCCTGATCGCTGACATCCGACTGGAAGCCGGCGTCGAGCATTTCGCGGATCGGCTCGATCATCGAGTACGGCATGGTGACGTGGAAATCGCCACCACCACTTTCCAGCTCGATGTGGAACGTCGACACCACCACCACTTCGCTGGGGCTGACGATATTGGCCAGCGCCGGGTTGACCTCCGAATGCACGTACTCGAAGTTGACGTCGAGTACGGCGTGCCAAGCCTCCTTCAGATCGACGAACGCCTGGTCCAGCACCATCCGCACGACCCGCAGCTCGGTCGGGGTGAATTCCCGACCCTCGATCTTGGCGTGGCGGCCATCGCCACCGAAGAAGTTGTCCACCAGCTTGAACACCAGCTTGGCGTCGAGAATGAACAGCGAAGTGCCGCGCAGCGGCTTGATCTTCACCAGGTTGAGGCTGGTCGGTACGTACAGCGAGTGCACGTACTCGCCGAACTTCATCACCTGCACACCGCCCACCGACACATCGGCCGAGCGGCGCAACAGGTTGAACATGCTGATGCGCGTGTAGCGAGCAAAACGCTCATTGACCATTTCCAGCGTCGGCATGCGGCCGCGGACGATACGGTCCTGGCTGGTCAGGTCGTAGCTTTTGATGCTGCCCGGTTCGGCATCGCTCTCGGTATCGACCAGACCGTCGTCGACCCCGTGCAGGAGCGCATCGATCTCGTCTTGCGAGAGCAGGTCTTGAACAGCCATCTGGAACGACCCCTATTGCAATACGAAGTTGGTGAACAGCACTTGCTCGATCGCAAGCTTGCCGATTTCCTTCTGCGCCAGTTCTTGCACACTAGCGGTCGCCTTTTGCCGAAGCATCTCTTGTCCGACCGGCGTCATCAGCGCGGCGAATTCCTGACTGGAAAACAGCATAACCAATTGATTGCGTAGCAGCGGCATGTGTTCCTTGAGTGCATCGAGCGCGGCCTGGTCACGCGACATAAGGGCCACGCTGACCTGCATGTAGCGTTGACGCCCACCGGCATTGGCGAAGTTGACGATGAATGCCGGCGCCAGCACTTCGTACACGGCCGCCTGCCGCTGTGGTGTCGAACCGGCTGCGGCAGCTTCCTCCTCGTGCGGCTTGGATTCGCCTCGCGACATGAAGTAGAAGGTGCCACCGACCGACAGCCCGACCGCCAGCAGCAAGCCGACCACTATCAGGATGATCAGTTTGAGCTTGCCCTTGCCTTCGCCTGCCGCTGCAGGACTGGCAACGTCCGGAGGTCCTTGTTTCTTAGCCATGCCAAAATTCCGTCATTGCTGATGATCCGCTCGTTTCAATGCGTTACGAGCAACTGCTATGCCAAAGTATCAGTCACGGCGGCCGGGGCCGTAAACGGTTGCCAGGCGCCTGGAAAGGACTTTGCGAACCCATTGTGCGCCCCTTTGGGCTCACGGCGCGTATAAAAAAGCCGGCGTCAGCGGCGGCGACCTCTTGCCGCCACGCTGCGCTCGGCCCTCTCGCTGAAACCCACCGGGCGGCGAGTCGCGGTTCGCTCACCCCCCGTAATCGGACCGCAGGCGCTTACGCATGCTCGCCTTCGGCCCGGCGTCACCCTGGCGGTTCGGCGGCGCCTCAGGCGTAATAGTCCACCAGGCCTCTGTCGCCCCCGGCGCGGCTGCCGCTGATTTCCGTCGTCCCTTGAACGACATCCTCCTCGCCGCCACCCAGGCCACCCGCCGCGCCTCGGCCACGCGACTCGCCCCCACCCTCTCCACGCCAGCCGCGAGACTGGTCGGAAACGTTCACGTTCATGGTCATTCCCTGCTCGGTGAACATGTCACGCAGACGCTGCATCTGCCCTTCCAGCGCATCACGCACGCCGGCATGGGGGCTGACGAAGGTCACCTGGGTCTGGTCCTTGTGCATGTCGATACGGACTTCCATGCGGCCCAGCTCAGCCGGATCCAGTTGGATTTCTGCCGACTTGAGGTTCTGGCTGGAGAGCCACATCACCCGATCGACCACCGCTTCGCTCCAACCCGATTGCTGCATCTGCACCGGCTGCCCGGGCACCATGACCGGCCGCTGCGCCTGCTGCACCTGCTGCTGTTGGGTGATCGCCTCGGTCAACGGATTCAGCCGATTGATCGCCAGCTCCGGCGTACCGGGGCGGCTCTCCTTCGGCGCGTCCAGCTTGTCGAGCACCTCTGCGAACGCTTCTTCCAGAGACGGCTCTTCCGATTCATCGGTCGACAGCTCACCGGCAAGCATGGCCGCCGGTAGCGCATCCTCGACGGCCGTGGCGTCGCCTTCCACACCGCCAAGGACCGACAAGGGGCTGTTCTGCGTGGCGGGCCGCATTTCCGTCACGCCCTGCCCGGAGATAGCTGGCTCGGCTTCGCTGTCCGAGACGTTCAGCGGCAGTTGCATCAAACCCGAGATGAACTCGCCATCGGTCGGTGTCGGCGTCTCCGGCGCGGCATCGTCGATCGGTGCCTGCCCGCCCAAGCCGAACAGCAGCAATGGGTCGAGTTCGGCCTCATCACCTTGCAGCTCGGTATCGATCGTCTCGGATTCGGTGGGCAGCGCTTTGCCGGTCTCGCCCACCGGTGGCTGTTCGTTGCCGTCGGCCTTGGCGGTTTCCTGACTCGGCTGATCGCCAGCCGGCTTGCCGGAGGCGGCCTTTGTCGCGCTCTCCTGGCGCTCGGCGGGCTTTGCCTGACGCTCCTTGGCGTAGACGTTGGCGAAGCTGGAAGCCTCGTCCCTGCTGGGCTGAGAGGCAGATTTAGCGGATGCGTTCGCCGCTTTGGCAGCAGCGGCGGGCGCTTTGATGTTAAGCAATAGATCGGGGGAAACGGCCATGGGTCTTTCCGCTCAGGGTTATGACGTATGCTTGCTCAAGCAAACAACGGGCCATGTAATCGGCTCGCCAGCTGCGGCCGCCAGCACAACGCAAATCAGGCGGGTCCGCCATAGCGCTGGCGTTCGGCGCGGCAGAGAATCCGGACGATGGCGAACTCACGCTCGATTCGTTCGATCAGCTCGGGGGCCTCGTCGAGCCGTGCCAACCGTGCGACGTTCTCCAGCTGGCGACAAAGTTCCGCCAGCAACGAGGCGCCCATGTTGCTGCAGCTGCCCTTGAAGCTGTGCGCCGCCTGACGCAGCGCCTCGGCGTCACGCTGCTGGCAGCTGTTCTGCAACAGGCGTAGCCGTTCTTCGGAATCGGTGAGAAAGGTATCCAGCAAAACCGGGTATTCGGCCTCCATGACATCCTGAAGGGTCGTCAGCACGCGGTTGTCGAGGTGATCGACCACGGATCGGCTCCTGGCTGGAAAGTCGGCGGATTATGCATGACCGGCCCAATGAAACTCCACGTTCAGCAGTTTGCCGTCGGGCTGCCAATAGAACCGGTCGCTCATCTGCCGAATCATGCGTAGGCCCCGCCCGCCCAGGCATTCGGCGTGGTATTGCTTGTTCAACGTACCCTGCACATCGAACCCCGGGCCGCTGTCGCGCACACCGATGCGCAAATATCCCGACGCCCCGTCCGACTTGACGCTCATTTCGATGGATACGAAGCCTTCCTCGAGCTCATCGAGCCGCCGCTGACGCTCCTGGTAATACTGGGCAAAGCCTCGCGCATCGCTTTTCCAAGCCGAATCGAGCAGCAGCACGCCATGCTCGAGCGCATTGGCGTAAAGCTCGGTCAGCACGGCATAGATCGTCCCGGCCCGGTGACGCAGCGGAGCGATCTGCAGCAGCAGCTGCATGGTCATCGGCAAGGGATTGGCCGCACGCAGACTGCTCGGCCGCATATCGAAACCGACCGACCAGTCCCTCGGCCGCAACGGACGCTTGCTGGGTAAGACGATATTCGGCGGTGATTGCCAGCCCAAGGCAGCAGGCTCGACCATACTCACCTCGACGAGGCTTGAGTCGTCAAGCATTTGACCATTGAACGCGAGGAGCGCCTGCTGCAGCTCGTCGAACAGCCTCGAGGGCTCGTCGTTAGCGTCCAGCAATGCCAGCAAACGCTGCTCGCCGAACAGCTCGTCGTCGGCGTTCGTGCTTTCGAGGATGCCGTCCGACATGAGCAGCAGCCGATCGCCGACGGCCAGCGGAAAGGTTTCGAAGCCATCGTCGAATGCGGACGCTTCGAGAATGCCGAGCGGCAGATGCCTGGATGTCAGCGCGACACGGCCTGTGCCATTGTCCTTGAGCAGATAACCGTCCGGCAGGCCGCCGTTCCACACCCGCAGCGCGCCTTGTCTGAGGTTGATGTCCAGCAGGGTGGCGCAGCAGAACATCTCGACCGGCAGGATCAGCTTCAGCTTGGCGTTGATCTCGCGCAGGATCTCGTTGCTGGTATAGCCCTTGGCGGTCATCCCGTAGAAGGTCTCGGCCAGCGGCATTGCCCCGACCGCCGCTGGCAGCCCGTGACCGGTGAAGTCCCCCAGCAATACGAACATGCGGCCGGCAGGCGCTTCGGCCGCCAGCAGCAGATCGCCGTTGAACAGCGCCCGAGGCGACTGGCGGTAGCGAATGTTGGGCGCATCCAGGCAACCGGCATGCGCCACCTTGTCGAAGATGCTCTTGGCTGCCCGCTGCTCGTCGAGCAGTTGCAGGTTGCGCCGGGCGATCAGGTCGCGCTGCTCCAGCACCGTGGCCTGCAGGCGGCGCAGGCGGTGCATCGCCTGGATTTTCGCCTCGAGAATGATCGGGTTGTATGGCTTGGCGATAAAGTCGTCACCGCCGGCTTCGAGGCAGCGCACCAGCGCCTCGTTCTCAGTCAGCGATGTGAGGAAGATGATCGGCACCAGCTCATTGCCGGCCAACCCCTTGATGCGTCGCGCGGCCTCGAAGCCATCCATGACCGGCATCAGCGCATCCATCAACACCAGTTGCGGCCGTTCGAGCTCGAATTGCCGTACCGCTTCGGCGCCGTTGGCCGCAGTGATCACCCGGTGCCCTTGGCGCCCGACGATGGCCGTCAGGAGCATGCGATCGGCCGCGCCATCCTCGGCGATGAGTATGGAGAGCCGACGAGGCATTCAGGCGATCGCGAACAGATGTTCGAAGTTGGAAATCGAAAGCACCTTTCGGACATCGGGGTTGCAGTTGATCAGCCGAATGTCGGCCTTGTCGCTGCCGCCGTGATCCCGCAGCAGCAGCAACATGCCCAGGGCGGAGCTGTCCAGGTAGGTCGCTCCGCCGAGATCGACCACATACCGCCGAGGCGAGCCGCCAGCCCCTTGGTACGCATCGCGAAAGGCCTGATGGGTGTTGAAATCGAAGCGCCCCTGGATGGTAATCGTCAGCTCCTGTCCATCTGCCGATAGCTGTGAACTGATGGTCATGTAGCACTCCTGATCCAAACCGAATGACGTGGTGGCCGTACTGGCTAAAGGGCTGTTGGCGAATCGTCGTGAGGCGCCTGGCCCGGGGCATCTGCGCGTTCAGTGACCAGCCGCGCCATAGCGAGCGAGCTGATGAAGATGTAGCACCCAACGCACCGCTCAGCAAGCGTCATTCCTGTTTGGGTCGCCCGGCCAGCCGCTGGGAAAACTCATCGAGGATCTTCTGCTCGCGCTTGTCGGCCGCCGTTCGGGCTTCCTGCAGATAACGCTCGACCAGCTTGCGCAAGCCATCGAGGCGCGCCCGCCGCTGTTGCCATTGCTCGCGCACCTTGTCGAGATTGTTGCGGTGCCAATCGACGCTACGTTGCTGCTGGGCAATCGCCGACTCGAGCTGGGAGAGGAAACGCTGATAATTCATCAGCCATTGGCCGGAGACGCCCTGACTGCCCTGGCTCAGCCACTGCTGCTGGTAATCGGAGAAATATTGCCGCAGCTCGCCAAGTTTGCTCTCAGCCTGGGACAGCTGCGCCTGCCCCTGACCGAAGAGCTTGGCCGACTCGCGCTCGGCACGCTCGGCCAGGTCGATCACCGGCGCCAGACGCGCAGCACGACTGCTCGGCAAGGGTTAGCTCGCTGCCTTGGGATTGAACACGGCGGTCAGCAAAGCCTCGCTCTGCGCCAGATGCTCGGCTTCGTTCAGGCTCTGCCGCAGGTAGCGCACCATCTCCGCCTGACGCGCAATAGCCAGGTCGGTCTCCGGATCGCCACCCGGCACATAGGCACCGACGCTGATCAGGTCACGACTCTGCTGATAACGCGACCAGAGCTGCTTGAAGCGTTGCGAATGACGCACATGCTCGGCGCTGACCACTTGCGGCATGACCCGGCTGATGGAGGCTTCGATGTCGATGGCCGGGTAATGGCCCTCCTCGGCCAGCCGCCGCGACAGCACGATGTGGCCGTCGAGCACCCCGCGCGCTGCATCGGCGATCGGGTCCTGCTGGTCGTCGCCCTCGGACAGTACCGTGTAGAACGCGGTGATCGAGCCGCCGCCCGCCTCCGCATTACCGGCGCGCTCCACCAGGCTCGGCAGCTTGGCGAACACCGACGGCGGATAGCCCTTGGTCGCCGGCGGCTCGCCGATGGCCAGGGCGATTTCGCGCTGGGCCTGGGCGAAACGGGTCAGCGAATCCATCAGCAGCAGGACGTTCTTGCCCTTGTCGCGGAAGTATTCGGCGATGCGCGTGCAGTACATGGCGGCCCGCAAGCGCATCAGCGGCGCGTCGTCGGCTGGCGAGGCGACCACCACCGAACGCTTGATGCTCTCTTCGGTGAGGATGTTCTCAATGAACTCCTTGACCTCGCGGCCCCGCTCGCCGATCAGCCCGACCACGATGATGTCGGCCTCGGTGAAGCGCGTCATCATGCCGAGCAGCACCGATTTACCCACACCGGTGCCGGCGAACAGGCCCAGGCGCTGGCCACGACCGACAGTGAGCAGTCCATTGATGCTGCGAATGCCGACGTCCAGCGGCTCGCTGATCGGGTGGCGCTTGAGCGGGTTGATGACCGGGCCGTCCATCGGTACCCAGTCTTCGGCTTTCATGCCGCCCTTGCCGTCCAGGGCGCGGCCGGCGCCGTCTAGCACCCGACCGAGCATCGAGGTGCCCATGGGCAGGCGTCCGGTGTTGGCCAGCGGCACGACGCGCGCACCCGGGGCAATACCGGCCAGGCTACCGACCGGCATCAGGTAGAGTTTGCCGCTGGCGAAGCCCATGACCTCGGCTTCCACCTGGGTCGGGTGGTAGCTGTCTTCGTTGATCACCAGGCAGCGACTGCCGACTGCGGCACGCAGCCCCTCGGCTTCGAGCGTCAGCCCGACCATACGCAACAACCGACCCTCGAGGATCGGTTGGCTGGGGAGCTTGATCGCCTCGCCGTAGGTTTCGAAGCGCTTGGCGAAACTGGTTCGTTCAAGGCGCATCGGGGTCGTCCAGATCCAGGTGCAGATCGGCTTCGGGCGGGCTGGTGGCGTTTTCCCGCTGCTGCTCGAACAGCTGGCTGATGGCCTGGCCCAGGCGTGTCTCGATGCTCGCGTCGATGCGGCTCTGTTCGGTCTCGATGCGACAGCCACCGGGCATCAGGTCACTGTCTTCGATGATCTTCCAGGTCTCTTCGTGCCGCTCGCGCAGCGCTTTGACCATCTCGAAATCCTGCGGATTGATATGGATGCGCACGTTGCTGGCGCCCATGGGCAACAACTTGAGCGCCTCGCGCAGCACCTGACGAATCTGGCTGGAGTCGATCAACAGATCACGCTGGATCACTTCACGCGCCAGTTGGCTGACCAGGGTGACCATCGCGTGTTCGAGGTTGCGATCCTGATCGGCGATGGGTTCGAGCAACTGCCCCATCAGCTTTTCAAGGCTGGCGAGCTTGGGCGCCAGCGTCGCGTCGGCTTCCTGACGGGCCTTGAGCTGGCCGGCATGAAAGCCGTCTTTCTCCCCGGTGCTGAAGCCTTCGTTGTAGGCCTCCTGGCGAATCGCCTCGAGCTCGTCGAGCGTCAGCGGTTTGACTTCTTCAACCGGCACATCTTCGCTGCGCGACAGCTCCTGCTCGGCCGTGGGCTCGTCCGACACCTCTGGCTCCGGCAGCTCGGCGCCGTGCGGATCGAAACTCGGCAGCGCCCAGCGATCGAACACATTGACGTCCTTCGCGCGGATCACATCGCTTGGGTTTTCCTTGGACATTCGCTCTCAGTGCCTTGCTAGACCATTTCTTCGCCGCCCTTGCCGCCGAGCACGATCTCTCCGGCTTCGGCCATGCGGCGAGCGATGGTAAGGATTTCCTTCTGGGCGCCTTCGACTTCGCTGATGCGCACCGGCCCCTTGGCTTCGAGGTCGTCACGCAGCAACTCGCCAGCGCGCTTGGACA
This DNA window, taken from Stutzerimonas stutzeri, encodes the following:
- the fliM gene encoding flagellar motor switch protein FliM, with translation MAVQDLLSQDEIDALLHGVDDGLVDTESDAEPGSIKSYDLTSQDRIVRGRMPTLEMVNERFARYTRISMFNLLRRSADVSVGGVQVMKFGEYVHSLYVPTSLNLVKIKPLRGTSLFILDAKLVFKLVDNFFGGDGRHAKIEGREFTPTELRVVRMVLDQAFVDLKEAWHAVLDVNFEYVHSEVNPALANIVSPSEVVVVSTFHIELESGGGDFHVTMPYSMIEPIREMLDAGFQSDVSDQDERWINALREDVLDVKVPLSSTVVRRQLKLRDILNMQPGDVIPVEMPEDMIMRANGMPTFKVKLGAHKGNLALQVLESVMRPR
- the fliL gene encoding flagellar basal body-associated protein FliL, with translation MAKKQGPPDVASPAAAGEGKGKLKLIILIVVGLLLAVGLSVGGTFYFMSRGESKPHEEEAAAAGSTPQRQAAVYEVLAPAFIVNFANAGGRQRYMQVSVALMSRDQAALDALKEHMPLLRNQLVMLFSSQEFAALMTPVGQEMLRQKATASVQELAQKEIGKLAIEQVLFTNFVLQ
- a CDS encoding flagellar hook-length control protein FliK, coding for MAVSPDLLLNIKAPAAAAKAANASAKSASQPSRDEASSFANVYAKERQAKPAERQESATKAASGKPAGDQPSQETAKADGNEQPPVGETGKALPTESETIDTELQGDEAELDPLLLFGLGGQAPIDDAAPETPTPTDGEFISGLMQLPLNVSDSEAEPAISGQGVTEMRPATQNSPLSVLGGVEGDATAVEDALPAAMLAGELSTDESEEPSLEEAFAEVLDKLDAPKESRPGTPELAINRLNPLTEAITQQQQVQQAQRPVMVPGQPVQMQQSGWSEAVVDRVMWLSSQNLKSAEIQLDPAELGRMEVRIDMHKDQTQVTFVSPHAGVRDALEGQMQRLRDMFTEQGMTMNVNVSDQSRGWRGEGGGESRGRGAAGGLGGGEEDVVQGTTEISGSRAGGDRGLVDYYA
- a CDS encoding Hpt domain-containing protein; the encoded protein is MEAEYPVLLDTFLTDSEERLRLLQNSCQQRDAEALRQAAHSFKGSCSNMGASLLAELCRQLENVARLARLDEAPELIERIEREFAIVRILCRAERQRYGGPA
- a CDS encoding ATP-binding SpoIIE family protein phosphatase, with the protein product MPRRLSILIAEDGAADRMLLTAIVGRQGHRVITAANGAEAVRQFELERPQLVLMDALMPVMDGFEAARRIKGLAGNELVPIIFLTSLTENEALVRCLEAGGDDFIAKPYNPIILEAKIQAMHRLRRLQATVLEQRDLIARRNLQLLDEQRAAKSIFDKVAHAGCLDAPNIRYRQSPRALFNGDLLLAAEAPAGRMFVLLGDFTGHGLPAAVGAMPLAETFYGMTAKGYTSNEILREINAKLKLILPVEMFCCATLLDINLRQGALRVWNGGLPDGYLLKDNGTGRVALTSRHLPLGILEASAFDDGFETFPLAVGDRLLLMSDGILESTNADDELFGEQRLLALLDANDEPSRLFDELQQALLAFNGQMLDDSSLVEVSMVEPAALGWQSPPNIVLPSKRPLRPRDWSVGFDMRPSSLRAANPLPMTMQLLLQIAPLRHRAGTIYAVLTELYANALEHGVLLLDSAWKSDARGFAQYYQERQRRLDELEEGFVSIEMSVKSDGASGYLRIGVRDSGPGFDVQGTLNKQYHAECLGGRGLRMIRQMSDRFYWQPDGKLLNVEFHWAGHA
- a CDS encoding STAS domain-containing protein is translated as MTISSQLSADGQELTITIQGRFDFNTHQAFRDAYQGAGGSPRRYVVDLGGATYLDSSALGMLLLLRDHGGSDKADIRLINCNPDVRKVLSISNFEHLFAIA
- the fliJ gene encoding flagellar export protein FliJ; translation: MPSSRAARLAPVIDLAERAERESAKLFGQGQAQLSQAESKLGELRQYFSDYQQQWLSQGSQGVSGQWLMNYQRFLSQLESAIAQQQRSVDWHRNNLDKVREQWQQRRARLDGLRKLVERYLQEARTAADKREQKILDEFSQRLAGRPKQE